The region CTTTCTAAAATTTTCCATTTTCAAAACACTTGACTTTTAATTAACTTCTATTCCATTTGACATAAATAACTCATAAGATTTAAAAAACGGTGGCAAGTATATTAAAATTGACGCTTCTTGAATCCTTGGCAGGCATACAAAACGAGCAAGCAGTTATTAAGTAAGTTACAAATAAACCCTCATACTGTTTGATTGCGTTGAAGATCCCGGCTTGCCGAACACAACAATTACAGAGCAATTAATAATCAAATCGACAGTATCTTAATGCTTACGATAAATTCCTAAATAAGCATAATTAATCAAAGAGAACTTCTTATAATTAAAATCGAACTTAGGTATTATCTTATTGATAAGGTAGAACAGAATACTCGTAGTTAAATAATGATAAGTGGTAAGAAATAACAAGATATTACCTATTAGGCGCAATTGTCCAACTCTGAATCACGAACTACTTATTTTAGCATTTGTCACTAATTACTTGTCAAAAATGTGCTGTTTCAGAGTGGTTAATGTCCCATGGCCGCATGgttcatattttaatacaataattactATTTAATGAGCTACGTTATAGgtaaccataaaaataaacatgcaaATTATAATAAGCAAGTAAGGGAATATAACTCTAAGAAAACGCAAAATCTGCACGGGATTTATCTATTAAACTTACGAATAACGAACACAAACATAATAAATGTACCTAACTTGAATTGACTTCAACTTTTCAATGGATTGGATTCAATTCCTTCAGTCTTATTAATGCACATTGGAAGATTTTTTGTCAAACACAGGTTACTTTCTTTTTACGTCCTTTCAAAAGTTTTAAAGGAACAAGTTTTTGTACGAATTGACCTTACTGTTGATCTTAAACGATACGCttattgaattgaaaaaaaaaaatacaccacgATATCTTCAAAAAtcaattgtaaaataaaatcaatcttAATACGCTAACAATACGATGACATGTCCACACTGTCACATGATGAAAGAAACGTAACACCAAAGTTTATCTTCACAGAGACCGCTTGGGAGACTCTTTCTTTGGCGCGGTATCGTTTCTTAAGTCCACGGTTTTTCACTACCGTGGACTCCATACTGGAAGCCGGGTCGGCGGGGACGGACCCTAATTAATGCTGGTATGGTGAGCTAGGCGCCGGCGGCCGCGAGGGCCCGACCCCGGCGCCTAAAGTTGTGCCTCGGAGGGGTTTTGCCACAGGTTGGACGGCAGAGTGTCGTAGTGTGACGGGACCGTTACCAGCGCGTCGATGGAGCTTCGCGTGATCGAACAGTTCTGAAAACAAAGGAAAATCACGGTTACTAACTTGGTTTATAAAatactagactttacccgcggattcgcacgcgtaatctaaTTAGATCCAGGATTAGAGACATGTGCCTTATCCTAGTGGTTGGAATTTTGAGCTTTTATTCCGATACGGTGGGAATATCTGCATAAAGAGTAGTTTATGTGTTATTCGctatcatccaaatccgttcagccgttttagagtgAAGGGGTACCTAACAAACAAccacacgcacacactcacaaactttcgtattaaaaatatttttagggtcaTAGGCGTCATAGCGCTAGGTGGTCACCTAGGTCACAAAGAAATGGGAGCAAGACGGAACTATATGCATGGGAGTGTGAAAGGTAAGTTTCTTATCAATCTTGCTTTAATAGGCATTTGCTAACTGATAAAGATATGCAAAATTCAAAGACTTTGTTGATCAAGGTTTTAGTCGGCAAGATTAAAATTACCGAACAAGCTAATCTCTTCAAACATTTGCCAATATTTTATCTCACCTTGGGTTGATGGCGGTGTGTATCCACGCATTCTATGGGTAGCTTGATGGTTTCCACCTTGTATTTGTAGCCGCATGACGTCAGTTTCACGATTGTGTGCAGTGGCACGTTCATGTAGGGCAGTTCATCTGAAGAAAGAACATGGTTAAATTTAAGTGGAACATCTATCTCTTTAAGCTATTCTTTATGATTGTGGGTAAACAGGAGCGGTATTTAAGGGTGTCTGTCCTCCTCTTCCTCGCTCCGCGTCCTCGTTTCACTTCCCGTTTCGATATGAGTGTAACTAATTAACAACTCCCTGTCCACTGAAGAGGAGCGGAGACTTTATGCAATTCTATTGGCGCATTTTATCTCTCTCTCACCGCTCCGCTGCTTCGGTCCGGTCCAGTGGACAGGATGTGAGGGAGACTTACCAAGCTTAGCATCCAGGAAGTAGCCGAGCATGCAGCGCAGTACTGCCTGGTGTCCAACAACGATGACATTGTGCTCGTCTTCTAAAGCCGAAAGAACTGGTCGCAGTCGTGTCATGATGTCGATGTAGGACTCCCCCCAGGGGTAGCGGTAGCGAAGCTTATCCTGGTCCCTCCATGCGAACTCCTGAGGGAACCGTTCCTGCATTTCCTCGTAGGTTAGGCCTTCGCAAATGCCCTGGAGAAGAAGGAGAGTTTATGGTTATTTACGAGTATAGGAAGTTACtatttaaatagttttgttttgtttgatgtGTAGTAGTTTTTGCGCGGAGTAAACACTTTCCTTAGGCTGAGGATATCATATTGGTGACTATCGTATCGCATTAGAATAGTATGGCAAGAAATAGCCAACTATTCATTGGGTACAAAAGTAAATATCTTATAACCTACGAGTTCATATGCTAGTGCTTGGCGTCACAAACATTCATTTCTTATTAAAGTAGGTCGGTATGAACAAACAACCTTAAATCAATCAGCTGCGGCAGTCGAGCCAACCCATAAAAAACATGAAGTTAGTATAAGGCATAAGCGATACCTGGTACAAGTATGTTTACTGTGTACTGTGCATGTGCACTAGAAATAGACCGAAGCATGATGCTATACCGAGAATGCTATTTTGGAAATGCAGCCTTTATTCCGTTTCGTTttccttagttttttttattactttatgtgtaaaaattgaaaagttacattagttttaaatgggtTGTTTAATTCCAtctaattttaactttacaaCAATGAACTTAGAGAATAAAGCAAGTATCTTATTTGTGTTCGTGTAGATCCATGATAAGGATAAGGTGGGCAGACGCGATAAAATCGCCTCattttattgtcattttaatCTCTCAGATGATAAATTGTTTCCACAAATCTCTAGAGTATTtggttctgttttttttttcatgtaaatagTGGATAGCTGAAAACTATTACTCCTATGTTGTAAAGCCCCGCCATGTAGAATAGTTTCCGCAATTTTTAGCAgaatttagtaggtaggtacttcgaTATCTAGAGATtactgatttgggaccatttcgtgacatgcattgctaatatattttattttttattattattcttatcgccatgtcacgtcacgtcatgtcatgtcacgaaaagatgttttctttctttctttctacagtacgagtataaataaataagtattgcAATTTCATCTATTTGTTAAGTTTGTACCTAACTTCAATTGTAGTCTAATGGAATCTCTATTAAACCCACCAGTGGGAAGTCGTCAATAATATGACTAAGTAAGTTTCATTTTGAGTAAAGATTTCTCCTAAGAACGTATGGACGGCTCATTTATTTAGAGATAGAAACATGCCAACCAAGAAATACTAGTACTCTTATATGCAGTTTACTTTTGCAAGTGCCTATCCTGCTTGGCTCGTAATGGAAACCATACTAAGAAAGGGTTGATACTTCTTAGGGTCGAGCTAATCTTGCACGTGGGCAGCTCGCTTCGATACTTTTCTTGCTTGCTTGGTCCTTTCCAGCCTAACTATCTATATATTCCTCGCTAACCTCCATGCAGTTACTTCAGACGTATGCAAACCTCATgaggcttgcttgcttgatacTCAAATAAGAAGTCTTGACACTTACAGCATCTAGCTCATTGAGCGCGCGGACGGCTCTCTTCGGCGCGCGTATCTCCGCAGCGGTCTGCTTGGTCCTCCGCAACTCCGAGGTCCACACAGTCAGCAGCTCGAGGTCAGCAAGCGCATTCATGTGCTGAGCCAGCCCTCGCGCGTAGGTCTGCCCGCGCGGAGATAGGGACGCGTCGCCTCCAATGCGTCCGATCACGTTGTATTCACTCTCACCGTGCTGGAAGTAAAAGAACTAATGAAAATCTGTCAATACTGTCTTTGAACGAGTCTGTTGGCTAATAAAGTGTCTTTGAAGTCTAGAGATGACAATGACGCCAATAAGGGTTCTTCTCAAACATTTGACTTAAGCTCTTcagatatatgtatatatggaCATAATTTAGGTTAGGTATCTACATGTCATGaaggttaataaataaattacatgaatAACATCGGTATCCAGTAATGTAATGTAGGTATACTTGTACAGGTGGAAAAATATTACACTGAGTTTGTTTTTTCTATAACATTGACATATGTACAGTGACACGAAGTATGGTGTTTGCGCAACTGCTGGTTGGCTTCATctcttaggtaggtatttgtttaGCGAAGTTGTTTACGACTTATCGACTTTTAGCAGATAGCTTATAACGTTTCCATTTAACCCGCTCTATAAATAGAAATATTCTTAATCAACatgaaaaacatgtttttctaCACCAATTAAGCGATAATCCTAACCATGAGCAATACATGGAGCTATATGTAGAATAGTAGTTTAGGTATGGTGCAAGTTTAGATTTCTTACCCTGGTGAAGTAAAGAGTTTGAGGCAAAGGGCGTAGGCCGGATAGGTATCCAAGGATGCCGGATTCCTTCTGCCCAGCGACTTTTTGCGCGGTAACCGTTTCTCCCATATTTTCCACCCGAACAAAGCTGATAGTTTCCAGACTCGCGTCGATGGGCTCATACTGCCGCATGTAATGCTCCAGCTTCTTCCTAAGGTCATCGACAGCCAGCTCCTCGCTCATGGACTTGTAGTCCTCCGAGTAACGCAGGATCTCAATGATGTTCCTTTCCAGCAACTCCTGGTCTTCGCAAACGCATTCGATGAACAGAATCCTGAAGCTCATGTCTGAGAGGCAGTAGTCATTGAGTTCTCGGCGCTGCTCTCGGGTGATGTTGGTGCCGTCAAATATctacgaaaaatattaattaggtattttcGAATCCCCTCAACTGTGAAACATATAGCTAATGAGGAAGAGATTGCTTATGGTTTATGTACCAATTGCAgatgtaacttaaaaaaaaggtattatttcaataatcgTTTGACATTATACTTAAACGTGTTTGTCTGATTTGTTAACGACGAAGACCTTTATAAGCATTTAGGTAGTTTTAACCTTTTAAAATTCATAAATATATATGAAAAGGTCAAGTCAAGTATTATGTGTCAGAATCATAAGAGATTTGTGAAAAGTGTTTGCTTTTATAGcttaatgttgtttttcaagACTCATCAAACTAATTAGGTAGATATGAATAGTTTGCAAGTTTCTGAGATAAGCAGCAGTTTAGAAACTCGTGTCAAATAAACACCCCTTACCTAACAGTTTGTTTACTTACACGAGGTAAGAGTTTGAACTTACCTACACGTTTTAAAAGCACTGATGGATATTATGTAACAAACTAACTAAGTATGAGAAGTTATTCATGCCTTTTAAGAGTTTAAAGTACAGGTCTAGTGAAAAATGATTTCCCttcgaattttttcaaataagttcgtatttatcttgcttacaaaattagcttcagtaaacttcagtaagctagttgagaaagcaagataaaaacgAAAAAACATAAGGGCCAGTTGCTCACGTTATTTTCCAAAatctctaataaataaatacataaataaatatcatgggacacttgacaccaattgacctagtcccaaactataaGCAGTGCTGCGTCACTCCGTTAGGTACCGTACTTCCCCATCGCCTTTGAAACGTTAGTAATTCTATTCTCTTAAGAAATTGTCACTCGAAAATGTACTGAGACTGCACTATGTCCGTTGGCGCTGATGTGGTTGGTAGGTTTAAACACGAGTGTGGTATCTGTTACATAGTAACTATTATTAAGCTGTTCTTTTAGTCCAAACTTACAGCGACACTGTTCCCATCCTTCAGCCACAGGACGGCATCTTGCACGGCCTCGTGGGCGCTCTGCCGACGGATGGCGGAGCCATAGGCGTTGTCCGCGCGGAAAATGTCATGTGTTCCGTATAGCACCATGTGCCGGCGGCGGTACTCGCTGCAGTTGAACACTGCAACGGGGATAAACGTTAGCACTGGCTGGAAATTTTCAAGTTGTTGAGtatacttgtttttgtatacctacctacctatggtTAGTTCtatttattcaaacaaaataaatagtgaCGGATCTGTTCGTAAACATATTAACTATTTATCAGTGGcgaaaataaacagagacggttatctttattcatatttattaaagAGTAACGAAACAGGCCTTTCATggtggtttttttaattttgaagttTAAAGTAGAAGATTAAATGGTTAGGGCtacatatttttagtttaaggaCCGTTGTCCGGTTTTCAAACGTGTCGTATCGGCGCGATTGAGTGATCGATCTCAATTTGACTACAAAAAGAGAAATTCTAAAACGGCAGCTGTGGTTCTAGCAGACGATAGGCAGTTAagcattataattttttttttacgctttttagtgtctaagatacaataatagtttaatgttaactgctcgtcaccttatTATTGAGTACTAACTGTTGGTCtttatcatcagttccacttcaccaaatgatcattttcaagagcaaatgcacgagttgcTACTAAATAAGTATATCCAATTCagcataggtgtccctacaatatttattttgaagagttccctcgatttccttaagatccaatcatcagatcttgatttggttcttatgggacctaattgaaaccATTCCTATACGATcgcaaaaaaaatgttctaatcggttcataaatgacatgacggagttctgaggtaacaaacataaaaaaatacaactgaatggataacctcctttttcgaagtcggttaaaaaaggtcTACATTTTGTTGAAGACAAAAATATAAAGTGGAGTATCTAAACATTGTAAACGTTGATGTGAATTTAGTCTTGTCATTTAATTATTCAACAAACTGCAATTTATAAGTACAGTGTTCATTCGCCTTGAAATATTTGTGTCTCTGTAACCAAGAGGTGTGTTATCTCCGTATAGAAAAGTACTTTATCTTATCTAGGGCAAATATATTGTGCTATATGTAGATATGAAACCTCGTGAGCAGAGCGTTAGCAGCTCAATATCAACACATAGATTTAGGTCACGGCGCTTCTTTAACAATGTTGTATGTATTAAATACCAGCTGATTTGATTACTTAGCAAATGTATCCTGAGACGCTTGTCAATTGTTTTATCTAGCTCTGCTTGCAAGACCTCATTATTaagaatgtaattttttatgacATACAGAGCAATAAATGTAGAACACATTGATATCATTGTGATCATGTCGtagaaaaaagttattttttttgttgaaaaatagTTACATTTACTTGTGaccaaaacaatacaatacaatgactcgttatttacattacaaatactaagcgaaacttatttttaacaacttaactacaaataaatatcacgggacaattcacaccaattgtaagcccaaagtaagcttagcaaagcttgtgttacgggtactaagcaacggataaatataattatatagatagatacatacttaaatacatattaaacacccaagacccgagaacaaacattcgtatttgtcatacaaatatctgccccgacacgggaatcgaacccgggacctcaagcttcgtagtcaggttctctaaccactaggccatctggtcgtcaaaacgtCAGACAAAGATACGCCTACTATTTTATTGAATGAATGTCACAAAGCCATATATGATAGACCATAATAATGTAAGTCCTGCGAGCAAAATCGCGTAAAAGAGCTAATGCTTGTATGCTCCGCTCAATATTTACTATATTTAGTAGACAGTACACAATGGTGGATGGTGCGGAAGGAGCGGCCCGCCCCAGGCTTATAGTCTCAGGGGCCTCCAAATGTCCTTAATTTCCTACGAATAATAAATCGAAgaagaattattattcgtagttaATTTCTCTTGATCAAGTCCCGAACAAGGCTAAAATTACGCTTAGTAAGtgataatattttgtattacgtATTACTAACCAAATGTGTCAATGTTACAACATTCAGCTTTGCAGCCCAGATCCCGAACTGGATTAGTCCGTTACGAGTAGACCTTCACTACTCTAAAAGTCTACACACACCTTTAGTGCTCTCTCCATTCCAATTAAGATGGCGGGAGAGGTGGTGAGCCAACTGGCTCTTTCCCCTGGCCGGTAGACCCACCAGCGCGATTAGAAGCGGCGCGAATTGGCTGATGCGGCGCGTACGCAGGGACACTGCAACAAATGAATAAGACGTTCGAAATTTGAACCGTAAAAAATCTGGTGAAAAATTAGTGCTCATGTGTATGGTGAAAAATTAGTGCtcatgtgtttatttatttttaatgtaatcatAGTCAATATGACTATAATTATATGCAAGGTTTTATTTGATATCTTGAACGATTTATATAATAATCGATTTGATAGTGCAATTCATTTGTATTCCGTAATTGTGAAGGTCAAgcgaaataataattttatgacaGTACGATTAGTggattagttattttattagctaAGCCTACTTTTTTTCATAGTTACTTACAGTAAAACTATTTCAATTGCCACTTTCATTCTCCTCCTCCAAAAAACCTGCTTATTGGTGCTAATATAAAAAAGCAATTCAACCCAGGTTTTTGCTGAAATACTAAACTGGTTGTTATTTTAATCGATTCTAACGGTGAGTGTTAGAAAATCAATTCTTCATTAGTAGAGCCAAGGCGGGGATTTTTATCCGCACCGCTATTAAAACATTTtctgtaggtttttttttggctataaaaagttaaaattcaaCGTGAGATTCGTAAGACCTCGTTGAAGTCTATAGCTGTTCTTAGCTCGAGAATCAAGAACCATAACGTATTGGTTTCCTGTATCTATTTTTATCTATATCGATTACAGCATCGCGATATCTAGGTAGAGTCTCTCGATTGGCTGTATCTAGTAATCTAGGTACTTTTCCCCTATCAAAACTTTGAGTACAAATCGATAGTAATATGAGTTGTTTAACAAAAGCAGGCGTTTTTATCGCGAATGTAACCTTTCGGTTCGATACCAAGCCTGTCCGGGTCAAAAGATAGTCAATATGATATTTATtggacaatataaataaaagttgaatCAGAGATATCGAGTGTTAAATGTTACTGACTGGATAAATAAAGTtaagtattgaaataaatatattgaaaatgAAGAGTTCAATTTAAGAtactttgtacctacctacactaggAATTCTTTAAAGCATTGGCaagtgtatttttatgtaaaaaataaaatattagcgTATTGGAGGTTGATTATCTTTCCAAGAAGTTTTTACAATTTGTACCATATGGgtacagatatttatttaaacaaacgcattatggtaatggtacaataattaaatatctcAAGAGTAGCTGAAGCTAGTTCTTCAAATACTACttataaatattgtaataaacaTATGTATATTTAACTGCTATAAAGATTACATAAATTTTATTGTCTGTGCGTTTCTTTTATCTGATGAGGTGATGTGTAATTCATTCGTTACATTATCTACAAGTTggttaattatttcaaaagagAACAAGAGATAATACTTATACCTATATAATGAATAGAGATgaaaaatcgacaaaaaaatGGCAGTCAGGGTCGAAGGTC is a window of Choristoneura fumiferana chromosome 23, NRCan_CFum_1, whole genome shotgun sequence DNA encoding:
- the LOC141440966 gene encoding 6-phosphofructo-2-kinase/fructose-2,6-bisphosphatase-like — encoded protein: MALLSIRGDWYTYLFLIYCKIYSAIIWLAGNHCRGTDKGRSVISGVVGGQSPGGLHRVRTRRRRPQQQHRAKHIVALTRRPSLRRIVMAPGASTAHTMMEDKEKALGALATTVSLRTRRISQFAPLLIALVGLPARGKSQLAHHLSRHLNWNGESTKVFNCSEYRRRHMVLYGTHDIFRADNAYGSAIRRQSAHEAVQDAVLWLKDGNSVAIFDGTNITREQRRELNDYCLSDMSFRILFIECVCEDQELLERNIIEILRYSEDYKSMSEELAVDDLRKKLEHYMRQYEPIDASLETISFVRVENMGETVTAQKVAGQKESGILGYLSGLRPLPQTLYFTRHGESEYNVIGRIGGDASLSPRGQTYARGLAQHMNALADLELLTVWTSELRRTKQTAAEIRAPKRAVRALNELDAGICEGLTYEEMQERFPQEFAWRDQDKLRYRYPWGESYIDIMTRLRPVLSALEDEHNVIVVGHQAVLRCMLGYFLDAKLDELPYMNVPLHTIVKLTSCGYKYKVETIKLPIECVDTHRHQPKNCSITRSSIDALVTVPSHYDTLPSNLWQNPSEAQL